A single window of Syntrophotalea acetylenica DNA harbors:
- a CDS encoding Na(+)/H(+) antiporter subunit B, with protein MIWELDLFILALVVICAVAAINTRDLLGAVVIFGVYSFLMCLLWAEMGAVDVAFTEATVGAGVSSVLFIAAILRTTRRSKD; from the coding sequence ATGATCTGGGAGCTGGACCTGTTCATTCTGGCGCTGGTGGTCATCTGCGCCGTGGCCGCCATCAATACCCGTGATCTGCTTGGCGCCGTGGTGATTTTCGGCGTCTACAGTTTTCTCATGTGTCTTCTCTGGGCGGAAATGGGCGCCGTTGACGTGGCCTTTACCGAAGCGACGGTCGGCGCCGGGGTCAGCAGCGTCCTGTTTATCGCCGCCATCCTGCGCACAACAAGAAGGAGCAAGGATTGA
- the mbhE gene encoding hydrogen gas-evolving membrane-bound hydrogenase subunit E gives MKTLAFLATLATGIVLLYGTRDFAAWGDAASPASRHVSPVYIQQAVKQTHVPNIVTAILGDYRGYDTMFETVVIYCAGLAVICVLRRQKT, from the coding sequence TTGAAAACACTCGCTTTTCTCGCCACCCTGGCAACCGGCATCGTGCTGCTGTACGGTACCCGGGATTTTGCCGCCTGGGGAGACGCAGCTTCGCCCGCCAGCCGCCATGTGTCGCCGGTTTACATCCAGCAGGCGGTCAAGCAAACCCACGTTCCCAATATTGTCACCGCAATTCTCGGCGATTATCGCGGCTACGACACCATGTTCGAGACGGTGGTTATTTACTGCGCGGGTCTGGCGGTGATATGTGTGCTGCGGAGACAAAAAACATGA
- a CDS encoding cation:proton antiporter subunit C, whose product MDQLLSEIVAKYNYWIYVVLMMIGFYAMIGKRNLVKKLLGMNIFQTAIILFYVSIGGKRGAGIPIVDKHAVMLHGVDASRILNPLPHVLMLTAIVVSVSVTGVALAIMIRIHRKFGTLEEDEILEKIGQ is encoded by the coding sequence ATGGACCAGCTGCTGTCGGAAATCGTCGCCAAGTACAATTACTGGATTTACGTGGTGCTGATGATGATCGGTTTTTATGCCATGATCGGCAAACGCAATCTGGTGAAAAAACTGCTTGGCATGAACATCTTCCAGACCGCCATAATCCTTTTTTATGTCTCCATTGGCGGCAAACGGGGCGCCGGAATTCCCATCGTCGACAAGCATGCGGTCATGCTACACGGTGTTGATGCCAGCCGCATACTCAATCCCCTGCCCCATGTGCTGATGCTGACGGCGATTGTCGTTTCCGTCAGCGTCACGGGGGTGGCATTGGCCATCATGATCCGTATCCATCGGAAATTCGGCACCCTTGAAGAGGACGAAATTCTGGAGAAAATCGGCCAATGA
- a CDS encoding proton-conducting transporter membrane subunit, protein MNTPNMHLYILAAPLLSAFAVNLLGRVSRAWIGPLILAALGFSTFGALLTLLRVLRDGAYRYTVGNWQAPYGIELVIDPLSALMLLLVSSVALLATCSALKSVQNELPGREHLFFTLYMILVAGLLGLVQTGDAFNLYVLLEITAITTYGLIAMGSDRAPLASFNYIIMGSIGACFYLLGVGYLYILTGTLNMADIAGILPGLNAPAAVATAFAFLMVGLWVKMALFPLHVWLPNAYSQAPTGAGVMIAPLMTKVTVYLMIRVMFSIFSPGYEFIQHAGVQSLIVWAASLAILCASSLALAQRDLRRMLTYILVAEVAYMVGGVWLANGTGMTGAILHIVNDAMMTLCLFLAAAAILYRTGSLEFDRLHGLYRRMPLTMAAFTVGALSMIGVPPTCGFFSKWYLILGAVRAGHWEFMTALLISSLINAVLFFRIMELAYFQPVAGLQATTQQGSGEAPLPMLSPLLISAIALLALGFGCGPLIENVIRLALPPGFAP, encoded by the coding sequence ATGAACACGCCAAACATGCATCTCTACATATTGGCGGCGCCTCTGTTGTCAGCTTTTGCCGTTAATCTTCTCGGTCGTGTTTCCCGCGCCTGGATCGGACCTTTGATCCTTGCCGCCCTCGGGTTCTCGACTTTCGGCGCCCTGCTGACATTGCTGAGGGTGCTGCGTGATGGCGCGTACCGCTACACGGTCGGAAACTGGCAGGCTCCTTACGGCATCGAACTTGTCATAGACCCGCTGAGCGCTTTAATGCTGCTGCTGGTTTCTTCCGTGGCGCTGCTCGCCACCTGCAGTGCCCTGAAAAGCGTTCAGAACGAACTGCCGGGGCGGGAACATCTGTTTTTCACTCTGTACATGATTCTGGTGGCCGGCTTGCTCGGCCTGGTCCAGACCGGCGATGCCTTCAATCTCTACGTACTGCTCGAGATTACCGCCATCACCACCTATGGCCTCATCGCCATGGGATCCGACAGGGCGCCGCTGGCGAGTTTCAATTATATAATCATGGGGTCGATCGGTGCCTGCTTCTATCTGCTCGGTGTCGGGTACCTCTATATCCTCACCGGCACTCTGAATATGGCCGATATCGCGGGCATCCTGCCGGGGCTCAACGCGCCGGCCGCGGTTGCCACCGCCTTTGCGTTTCTGATGGTGGGCCTGTGGGTGAAGATGGCCCTGTTCCCCCTGCATGTCTGGCTGCCCAACGCCTACAGCCAGGCGCCGACCGGAGCTGGCGTGATGATCGCGCCGCTGATGACCAAGGTCACCGTCTATCTGATGATCCGTGTCATGTTCTCGATTTTCTCCCCCGGATATGAATTCATTCAGCATGCCGGGGTTCAGTCCCTGATCGTCTGGGCCGCATCCCTGGCGATATTGTGCGCGTCCAGCCTGGCGCTGGCGCAACGGGATCTGCGTCGCATGCTGACCTATATTCTGGTTGCTGAAGTCGCTTACATGGTGGGAGGCGTGTGGCTGGCCAACGGCACCGGCATGACCGGCGCCATTTTGCACATTGTCAACGACGCCATGATGACCCTGTGCTTGTTTCTGGCGGCAGCGGCCATTCTGTATCGCACCGGCAGCCTGGAGTTCGATCGGCTGCATGGCCTGTATCGCCGCATGCCCCTGACCATGGCCGCTTTTACGGTCGGGGCTCTTTCCATGATCGGCGTGCCCCCAACCTGTGGTTTCTTCAGCAAATGGTATTTGATTCTGGGTGCGGTGCGGGCCGGACACTGGGAATTCATGACGGCTCTGCTGATCAGCAGCCTGATCAATGCGGTGCTGTTTTTCCGCATTATGGAGCTGGCCTATTTTCAGCCGGTTGCAGGCTTGCAGGCTACCACGCAACAAGGTTCCGGCGAAGCCCCGCTGCCCATGCTCAGCCCCCTGCTGATATCCGCGATCGCGTTGCTGGCTCTCGGTTTCGGCTGCGGACCGCTGATCGAGAACGTAATTCGCCTGGCTCTGCCGCCGGGGTTCGCTCCCTGA
- a CDS encoding proton-conducting transporter membrane subunit — MIYQSSPWPLAAVGVSLLAAVPIFLSDGRPNLREFWTLLAGITKFLLIAAMLPAVLSGQGFVFTLAEVLPGVPIQLRVDAMGIYFALVASFLWICTSLYSIGYMRALKEHDQTRYFTAFALAIAATIGVAFAANLLTLYLFYEMLSLATYPLVTHERNGEARSSGRRYLTYILGTSIGLVLPAMLITYATTGTLDFTAGGIFAGQASFATLTLLLVLFVLGFAKAAIMPMHGWLPAAMVAPTPVSSFLHGVAVVKVGVFSILRVVLHIFGPDLLRNLDLGVIITSLASVTVLVASLVALTQDNLKRRLAYSTIGQLSYMVLGAGMLSAAGMTGGLLHIAMHAFGKITLFFCAGAIYVASHKKYISEMDGLGRRMPVTYGAFLLGALSIIGMPPLGALSASGIC; from the coding sequence ATGATCTATCAGTCTTCCCCATGGCCCCTGGCGGCCGTCGGGGTCTCCTTGCTGGCCGCCGTTCCCATTTTTTTGTCGGATGGCAGGCCGAACCTGCGCGAGTTCTGGACATTGCTGGCCGGCATCACCAAATTTCTGTTGATTGCCGCCATGCTTCCCGCGGTACTGTCGGGCCAGGGGTTTGTCTTTACGCTGGCCGAGGTGTTGCCCGGTGTGCCAATCCAGTTGCGGGTGGACGCAATGGGCATTTACTTTGCTCTTGTTGCCTCGTTCCTGTGGATCTGCACCTCCCTTTACTCCATCGGCTATATGCGGGCCTTGAAGGAACATGACCAGACCCGCTATTTTACCGCTTTTGCTCTGGCTATCGCCGCGACCATCGGCGTCGCCTTTGCTGCCAACCTGCTGACCCTCTATCTTTTTTACGAGATGCTGTCCCTCGCCACCTACCCCCTGGTGACCCATGAGCGCAACGGGGAGGCCCGGTCCTCGGGACGTCGATACCTGACCTATATTCTCGGCACCTCCATCGGTCTGGTGCTGCCGGCGATGCTCATCACCTATGCGACGACCGGAACACTCGATTTCACCGCCGGCGGCATTTTCGCCGGCCAAGCCTCCTTTGCTACCCTGACGCTGCTTCTGGTATTGTTTGTCCTTGGTTTCGCCAAGGCGGCCATCATGCCCATGCATGGCTGGTTGCCGGCCGCCATGGTCGCGCCGACGCCTGTAAGTTCTTTCCTGCACGGGGTGGCGGTGGTCAAGGTCGGTGTCTTCTCCATCCTGCGAGTCGTGTTGCACATATTCGGCCCCGATCTGCTGCGAAATCTCGACCTCGGCGTTATCATCACGTCTCTGGCGTCGGTTACCGTGCTCGTCGCTTCGCTGGTGGCCCTGACGCAGGACAATCTCAAACGGCGCCTGGCCTACTCCACCATCGGCCAGTTATCCTACATGGTGCTTGGCGCGGGCATGCTGTCGGCGGCCGGCATGACCGGGGGACTGCTGCACATTGCCATGCACGCCTTCGGCAAGATTACCCTGTTTTTCTGCGCCGGCGCCATCTACGTCGCCAGCCACAAGAAGTACATCAGCGAGATGGATGGACTGGGGCGGCGCATGCCTGTAACCTACGGTGCTTTTCTGCTCGGGGCCCTGTCCATTATCGGAATGCCACCTTTGGGGGCTTTATCAGCAAGTGGCATTTGCTGA
- a CDS encoding Na(+)/H(+) antiporter subunit D: MIASIVLPPALILVAGALLTTLFQGRALRIAALAAPLAGLLLLWAAPEGNFGQVSFFGLNLLTTRIDALSRIFGYVFYLACLLGVLFSFHHKERSHYAVGLLYAGAAQGVTFAGDLITLFVFWETLTLAATFLIAARRTRRSREAAVRYMLVHVAGGLCLLSGILLHRSAGGDLALGPLQLDAPGAVLIFLGFGLNCAWPLLHAWLVDAYPESTVAGAVFLSVFTTKSAVYVLARCFAGIEELVWIGALMAAFPVLYALIENDLRRVLCYSLISQVGYMVVAIGIGSDMAINGAVCHAFAHILYKSLLFMVLGAVVFRTGTSNASQLGGLYRSMPGTVICCLVGSASISAFPLFSGFVTKSIIMDAVTHSHRPLVWLVLTAASVGTFFYAGVKIPYRIFFGAEAKVQIREAPPHMLLAMAATAFLCVLLGLRPQLLFGIMPYPAVYELYTPAHVLSKLQLLCFAGLGFWLLCRWRIYPFEKAATNLDVDWFYRRGGLMLYRGVDRLFNGLNAHCERFFITRMTALSARFFEEPGGNVQIGCLRILNRLMGFQDLSPGTKQRIRQRSRLGTYPVGVGVLLAVIFLAATSLLYFIA, translated from the coding sequence ATGATCGCTAGTATTGTCTTGCCGCCGGCGCTGATCCTGGTAGCGGGCGCCCTGCTGACGACGCTGTTTCAGGGCCGAGCTCTGAGGATAGCGGCTCTGGCCGCTCCTCTGGCGGGGTTGTTGTTGCTGTGGGCGGCACCCGAAGGTAATTTCGGCCAGGTTTCTTTTTTTGGGCTCAACCTGTTAACCACCCGTATCGACGCCCTGTCACGGATATTCGGCTATGTGTTTTATCTTGCCTGTCTGCTTGGCGTACTGTTTTCTTTTCACCACAAAGAGCGCAGTCATTATGCGGTTGGCCTGCTGTATGCCGGTGCGGCGCAGGGGGTAACCTTCGCCGGGGATCTGATCACCCTGTTCGTGTTTTGGGAAACCCTGACCCTTGCCGCCACCTTTTTGATTGCTGCGCGCCGTACGCGCCGATCGCGAGAGGCGGCAGTGCGTTATATGCTGGTGCATGTCGCCGGTGGGCTTTGCCTGTTGTCGGGCATTTTGCTGCATCGCAGCGCCGGTGGCGATCTTGCCCTGGGGCCCCTGCAACTTGACGCGCCAGGGGCCGTGTTGATTTTTCTTGGCTTCGGCCTGAACTGCGCCTGGCCTCTGCTGCATGCCTGGTTGGTCGATGCCTACCCGGAATCGACGGTCGCCGGTGCCGTTTTTCTCAGTGTCTTTACCACCAAAAGCGCGGTGTATGTGCTGGCCCGCTGCTTTGCCGGTATCGAAGAACTGGTCTGGATTGGCGCTCTTATGGCGGCCTTTCCCGTGCTGTATGCACTGATCGAGAACGACCTGCGTCGCGTTCTGTGTTACAGCCTCATCAGTCAGGTCGGTTACATGGTGGTGGCCATCGGCATCGGCAGCGATATGGCCATCAACGGCGCCGTCTGCCATGCCTTCGCGCATATCCTTTATAAGAGTCTGCTTTTTATGGTCCTGGGGGCTGTTGTCTTCCGAACCGGGACAAGCAATGCTTCGCAACTTGGCGGTCTCTACCGCAGCATGCCCGGTACCGTCATATGCTGTCTGGTCGGTTCCGCGTCCATCTCGGCGTTTCCCCTGTTCAGCGGTTTTGTGACCAAATCAATCATCATGGATGCGGTAACCCACAGTCATCGCCCCCTGGTATGGCTGGTGTTGACAGCCGCTTCGGTCGGAACCTTTTTCTATGCGGGGGTCAAGATCCCCTACCGGATCTTTTTCGGCGCAGAGGCAAAAGTACAAATCCGGGAAGCGCCGCCGCACATGCTGCTGGCCATGGCTGCAACGGCTTTTCTATGTGTGCTGCTTGGGCTGCGACCGCAACTTCTGTTCGGCATCATGCCCTATCCCGCCGTCTACGAACTTTATACGCCAGCGCATGTCCTGAGCAAATTGCAGTTGCTGTGTTTTGCCGGCCTGGGCTTTTGGTTGCTGTGCCGCTGGCGTATTTATCCCTTTGAGAAAGCCGCGACCAATCTTGATGTGGACTGGTTTTATCGACGCGGCGGTCTCATGCTGTACCGGGGCGTTGATCGCCTGTTCAATGGACTGAATGCTCACTGCGAGCGGTTTTTCATTACCCGCATGACGGCCTTGTCTGCAAGGTTCTTTGAAGAACCGGGAGGCAACGTGCAAATCGGCTGCCTTCGAATTCTGAACCGGCTGATGGGTTTTCAGGACCTATCGCCCGGCACGAAACAACGCATCCGACAGCGCAGCAGGCTCGGTACCTACCCGGTAGGGGTCGGCGTGCTGTTGGCCGTTATTTTTCTTGCCGCCACCTCCTTGTTGTATTTTATCGCCTAG
- a CDS encoding universal stress protein, producing MKKLLVALDCSPLSMRAASYAAEIVPHLPDAQVILFTVLTGVPSSEKKPDDTVKPETRQSQGDEDHLQEQNEVEKVLTQAAQMFAEQQLPAERLTVLAKPLRRGIAQDIADEARAFGCDTVVVGRRGLSKMKQMVLGSVSRDLIQKSEGLAVWVID from the coding sequence ATGAAAAAGCTGCTTGTGGCCCTGGACTGTTCTCCGCTATCGATGCGGGCTGCCAGCTATGCGGCGGAGATTGTGCCGCACCTTCCCGATGCCCAGGTCATTCTGTTCACGGTTCTTACCGGCGTCCCCAGCAGCGAAAAAAAACCGGATGACACCGTCAAGCCCGAAACGCGTCAATCGCAGGGCGACGAGGATCACCTGCAGGAGCAGAACGAGGTGGAAAAAGTTTTGACCCAAGCCGCGCAAATGTTTGCCGAACAGCAGCTTCCCGCCGAGCGCCTGACAGTGCTCGCCAAGCCGCTGCGGCGCGGCATTGCCCAGGATATTGCCGATGAAGCCCGGGCTTTTGGCTGTGATACCGTGGTGGTGGGCCGGCGGGGCCTTTCCAAAATGAAGCAGATGGTTCTGGGCAGTGTTTCCCGGGACCTGATTCAGAAAAGCGAAGGTCTGGCGGTTTGGGTCATCGACTGA
- a CDS encoding radical SAM protein, whose amino-acid sequence MTSLYIHVPFCLRKCPYCDFFSLPLNASQLEGFPQLVIAHLEQERHRDRWQGPFSTVFFGGGTPSLLPPRAVGLILQHADRLFGLSRDAEISLEANPGTVTAGKLLGYHGAGINRLSFGVQSLNDRSLARLGRIHSAAEARLAFRWARQAGFDNVGCDLIFALPDQPPKAPWPILNPSFSLARSIFPVTAWASSPKPPLPARWKRGTCNRRPRRSMPKVSCCCMND is encoded by the coding sequence GTGACGTCTCTGTATATCCACGTACCGTTCTGTCTTCGCAAGTGTCCGTATTGCGACTTTTTTTCCCTGCCTCTGAATGCTTCACAGCTTGAAGGCTTCCCACAGCTGGTTATTGCCCATCTCGAGCAGGAAAGACATCGCGACCGCTGGCAGGGACCTTTCTCGACCGTTTTTTTCGGCGGCGGGACGCCTTCGCTGCTGCCGCCGCGCGCCGTCGGCCTGATTCTGCAGCATGCCGATCGGTTGTTCGGTCTGAGCCGCGACGCCGAAATCAGCCTGGAGGCGAATCCGGGCACGGTCACCGCCGGCAAGTTGCTGGGTTATCACGGTGCCGGTATCAATCGACTTTCTTTCGGGGTCCAGTCCCTGAACGACAGGAGCCTCGCCCGGCTGGGCCGGATTCACAGCGCCGCGGAAGCGCGTCTTGCTTTCCGATGGGCACGGCAGGCCGGGTTCGATAATGTCGGCTGCGACCTGATCTTCGCCCTTCCCGACCAGCCCCCCAAGGCGCCCTGGCCGATCTTGAATCCATCCTTCAGCTTGGCCCGGAGCATCTTTCCTGTTACGGCCTGGGCATCGAGCCCGAAACCCCCTTTGCCTGCCAGGTGGAAGCGGGGCACATGCAACCGGCGACCGAGGAGGTCTATGCCGAAAGTTTCATGCTGCTGCATGAACGATTGA
- the hrcA gene encoding heat-inducible transcriptional repressor HrcA yields the protein MNEELNERCRLILEAIIEDYILSGEPIGSRALTRRHAIPLSPATVRNVMADLEEMGYLTSPHTSAGRIPTEKGYRFYLDSLLRIKQLSPSKRQSIREHYRNRRLRMEELLREAGRILSTSSSYTGVVMVPQLATTICRRIDFVRLSARRILAVFVSQSGIVEHKIIESDLPLNESQLQEAANYLNQTYSGLSIQDIKQRIVVQMAEEMATYDTLLRRALHLSCLALEDDFGGQIYIEGASNILDQPEFNDLSRMRRLMRTFDQKNLLMELLHKSQLAEGVQIYIGSPDHYSDIEGCSLVAASFSSRWGAIGTLGIIGPTRMPYSTVIPLVDFTAGLIGSILDSEEE from the coding sequence ATGAACGAAGAGTTGAACGAACGCTGTCGGCTGATACTTGAGGCCATCATCGAGGATTACATCCTGTCGGGGGAGCCCATCGGTTCGCGGGCTTTGACGCGCAGGCACGCGATCCCTCTGTCGCCGGCAACGGTCCGCAATGTCATGGCCGACCTGGAAGAGATGGGATACCTGACGTCCCCGCACACCTCTGCCGGGCGCATACCGACCGAGAAAGGTTACCGCTTCTATCTGGACAGCCTGCTTCGAATCAAGCAGCTGTCGCCCAGCAAGCGGCAATCGATCCGCGAGCATTACCGGAATCGCAGGTTGCGCATGGAGGAGTTGTTGCGTGAAGCCGGACGCATCCTGTCCACCTCCTCCAGCTACACGGGGGTGGTCATGGTGCCGCAGTTGGCAACCACCATCTGCCGCCGTATCGACTTCGTCAGACTTTCGGCGCGCCGTATCCTGGCGGTTTTTGTCAGCCAGTCCGGGATTGTCGAGCACAAGATTATCGAGTCGGATCTGCCGCTCAACGAGTCTCAGCTGCAGGAAGCGGCCAATTATCTCAACCAGACATACAGCGGACTCTCCATCCAGGACATCAAACAACGCATTGTGGTTCAGATGGCGGAGGAAATGGCCACCTACGATACCCTGCTCCGGCGTGCCCTGCATCTGTCATGTCTGGCCTTGGAGGATGATTTCGGCGGTCAGATCTACATCGAGGGCGCATCGAATATCCTCGATCAGCCGGAATTCAATGATTTGAGCCGCATGAGGCGTCTGATGCGGACATTCGATCAGAAAAACCTGCTGATGGAATTGCTGCACAAAAGCCAGTTGGCCGAAGGCGTGCAGATCTACATCGGCAGCCCGGATCATTACAGCGACATCGAGGGGTGCAGTCTGGTTGCGGCATCGTTTTCCAGCCGCTGGGGCGCCATCGGCACCCTGGGTATCATCGGGCCGACCCGCATGCCGTATTCGACGGTCATCCCGCTGGTCGATTTTACCGCCGGACTGATCGGCAGTATTCTGGACAGTGAAGAGGAATAG
- the grpE gene encoding nucleotide exchange factor GrpE, with translation MAEPKNQATETDQGLSEETAAAVPEGTQAEAAPLAAVQQELAEALAEKQKNWDLYLRERAELENFRKRMQREKEDLVRFANENLLREVLTVVDNLERAIDHARGSEETVQGLMEGVEMTLSQCRKLLEKFGVTPVAAVGEPFDPTWHEAMGQLESAEHPPNTVLQEMQKGYLLNDRLLRPALVLVSKSPAADE, from the coding sequence GTGGCAGAACCGAAAAACCAGGCAACCGAAACGGACCAGGGCCTGAGCGAAGAGACCGCCGCCGCAGTGCCGGAAGGCACGCAGGCCGAAGCGGCTCCGCTTGCCGCCGTGCAACAGGAACTGGCTGAGGCGTTGGCCGAAAAGCAGAAAAACTGGGATCTCTATCTGCGCGAGCGGGCTGAACTGGAAAACTTCCGCAAGCGCATGCAGCGGGAAAAGGAGGATCTGGTACGGTTCGCCAATGAAAACCTGCTGCGCGAAGTCCTGACCGTTGTGGACAATCTCGAGCGGGCCATCGACCACGCCCGCGGCAGCGAAGAAACGGTGCAGGGACTCATGGAAGGGGTTGAGATGACCCTTTCCCAGTGCCGCAAGCTGCTGGAAAAGTTTGGTGTGACGCCGGTCGCGGCGGTGGGTGAACCGTTCGATCCGACCTGGCACGAAGCCATGGGGCAGCTGGAAAGCGCCGAGCATCCGCCCAATACCGTACTGCAGGAAATGCAAAAAGGCTACCTGCTCAACGACCGGTTGCTGCGTCCGGCCCTGGTGCTGGTTTCCAAATCCCCCGCAGCCGACGAATAG
- the dnaK gene encoding molecular chaperone DnaK: MGKVIGIDLGTTNSCVAVMEGGEPVVIANAEGSRTTPSMVAFTESGERLVGQQAKRQAVTNPENTLFAIKRLIGRKFESDAVQKDIKVSPFAIVKADNGDAWVEVRGKKYSPPEISAMILQKMKQTAEDYLGEAVTDAVITVPAYFNDSQRQATKDAGKIAGLNVLRIINEPTAASLAYGLDKKNEEKIAVFDLGGGTFDISILELGDGVFEVKSTNGDTFLGGEDFDQHIMDYVADEFKKDQGIDLRKDKMALQRLKEACEKAKCELSTSMETDINLPFITADQSGPKHLNIRLTRSKLESICASLLAKLVEPCRMALKDAGLSASDVDEVLLVGGMTRMPAVQAKVQEIFGKTPNKGVNPDEVVAIGAAIQGGVLKGEVKDVLLLDVTPLSLGIETLGGIMTKLIEKNTTIPCKKSQIFSTAADNQPAVSVHVLQGEREMASDNKTIGRFELVGIPPAPRGVPQIEVAFDIDANGILHVSAKDLGTGKEQSIRITASSGLSDSEIDKMVKDAEAHSTEDKKKRELIEARNQADGLAYSTEKTLKEHGDKVDEATRKNIQDALEELKKSMDGDSADAIRQKSEALATASHKLAEAVYKHGQEGAQTAADDAPQGGGDEGVVDAEFEEVDDKNK, from the coding sequence ATGGGAAAAGTTATCGGAATCGACCTCGGCACCACCAACTCCTGCGTGGCTGTCATGGAAGGTGGAGAGCCTGTGGTCATCGCCAATGCCGAAGGTTCCCGCACCACCCCGTCGATGGTGGCCTTCACGGAAAGTGGTGAGCGCCTGGTCGGCCAGCAGGCCAAGCGTCAGGCTGTGACCAATCCGGAGAACACATTGTTCGCCATCAAGCGGCTGATCGGCCGCAAGTTCGAAAGCGACGCCGTTCAGAAAGACATCAAGGTCAGCCCGTTTGCTATCGTCAAGGCCGATAATGGCGATGCCTGGGTAGAAGTGCGCGGGAAAAAATACAGCCCTCCCGAGATTTCAGCCATGATTCTGCAGAAAATGAAGCAGACCGCTGAAGACTATCTCGGCGAAGCCGTCACCGATGCGGTTATAACTGTTCCTGCCTATTTCAACGATTCGCAGCGCCAGGCCACCAAGGATGCCGGCAAGATCGCCGGTCTGAACGTGCTGCGCATTATCAACGAGCCGACCGCCGCCTCTCTTGCCTATGGCCTGGACAAGAAAAACGAAGAAAAAATCGCCGTTTTCGACCTGGGTGGCGGCACCTTTGACATTTCCATCCTGGAACTGGGCGACGGCGTTTTCGAAGTCAAATCGACCAATGGGGATACCTTTCTGGGCGGCGAAGATTTCGATCAGCACATTATGGATTATGTCGCCGACGAATTCAAAAAGGATCAGGGCATTGACCTGCGCAAGGACAAGATGGCCCTGCAGCGCCTCAAGGAAGCCTGCGAAAAGGCCAAGTGCGAGCTGTCCACCTCCATGGAAACGGATATCAACCTGCCGTTTATCACGGCAGACCAGTCGGGGCCCAAGCACCTTAACATCCGCCTGACCCGTTCCAAGCTGGAAAGCATCTGTGCCAGTCTGCTGGCAAAATTGGTCGAACCCTGCCGCATGGCTCTCAAGGATGCCGGCCTTTCGGCTTCCGATGTCGACGAAGTGCTGCTGGTCGGTGGCATGACCCGCATGCCGGCGGTGCAGGCCAAAGTCCAGGAAATCTTCGGCAAGACCCCCAACAAGGGTGTCAACCCCGATGAGGTTGTTGCCATCGGCGCCGCGATTCAGGGCGGGGTGCTCAAGGGCGAGGTCAAGGACGTGCTGCTGCTGGACGTCACCCCCCTGTCCCTGGGGATTGAGACCCTCGGCGGCATCATGACCAAGCTGATCGAGAAAAACACTACCATTCCCTGCAAAAAAAGCCAGATTTTCTCCACCGCCGCCGATAACCAGCCGGCGGTATCGGTTCACGTGCTTCAGGGCGAGCGGGAGATGGCGTCCGACAACAAGACCATCGGCCGTTTTGAGCTGGTCGGCATTCCGCCGGCGCCGCGCGGTGTGCCTCAGATCGAAGTTGCTTTTGACATCGATGCCAACGGCATTCTGCATGTTTCGGCCAAGGATCTGGGCACAGGCAAGGAACAGTCGATCCGCATCACGGCTTCTTCAGGCCTGAGCGACTCTGAAATCGACAAGATGGTCAAGGACGCCGAGGCCCATTCCACCGAGGACAAGAAAAAGCGTGAACTGATCGAAGCCCGCAACCAGGCCGATGGCCTCGCCTACTCCACCGAAAAGACCCTCAAGGAGCACGGGGACAAGGTGGACGAGGCAACCCGGAAGAATATCCAGGATGCCCTGGAGGAACTCAAGAAAAGCATGGACGGCGACAGCGCCGACGCCATTCGCCAGAAGAGCGAAGCCTTGGCTACCGCTTCCCACAAACTGGCCGAGGCGGTCTACAAGCATGGCCAGGAGGGCGCGCAGACCGCCGCGGACGATGCCCCGCAAGGCGGCGGCGACGAAGGCGTGGTCGATGCGGAGTTTGAAGAAGTGGACGATAAGAACAAGTAA